One genomic segment of Ipomoea triloba cultivar NCNSP0323 chromosome 9, ASM357664v1 includes these proteins:
- the LOC116029529 gene encoding protein WHAT'S THIS FACTOR 9, mitochondrial-like, with amino-acid sequence MLIGQSNKTRKLLLKILCFSSQNSIFSHSIACSYIQRQSYVNVYMKWKQDFYLDSIESVHKSIELQPIIALKNYIVSASPEEHSIPISDVSKKGLRFGVRTKVARFLRQYPSVFEEFTGPKHNLPWFRLTQRAIQLDKEEREVYRAFKDDLLLRLKKLVLMSCVSFGDKKVLPLKIIQGMQWYLGFPDDFLTDPENNLPKSFEIVEMGDGLKGLALNNEGNEKVLSVMQRNAMKRGVYDGGVNETIAFPTFPSKGLRLRRKIIDWYDEFQKLPYVSPYENCSAIRPDSETAEKRVVGLLHELLSLFVEHAAERKKLLCLRKYLGLPQKVHKAFERHPHSFYLSLKNKTCTAILKEAYCDKGAIEVHPLAKVRKKYINLVKESAFILKSRRFNNRPRDQGNMNVKDLDCTEDVNEKTGIEAA; translated from the coding sequence ATGTTGATTGGGCAGAGCAACAAGACCAGAAAGCTTCTCCTCAAAATTCTCTGCTTCTCTTCTCAAAATTCAATCTTTTCTCACTCCATAGCCTGTTCATATATCCAGAGGCAGAGCTATGTTAATGTGTACATgaaatggaagcaagatttcTACTTGGATTCAATTGAGTCCGTTCACAAATCCATTGAACTGCAGCCCATAATCGCCCTCAAGAACTACATAGTTTCTGCTTCACCTGAAGAGCATTCCATCCCCATTTCTGACGTTTCCAAGAAGGGTTTACGTTTTGGGGTGCGCACTAAGGTTGCCAGGTTCTTGAGGCAATACCCTTCTGTTTTCGAGGAGTTTACTGGCCCCAAGCACAATCTTCCATGGTTCAGGCTGACCCAGAGAGCCATTCAGCTTGATAAGGAGGAGAGAGAGGTTTATAGAGCTTTTAAGGATGACCTTCTGTTAAGGTTGAAGAAGTTGGTTTTGATGAGTTGTGTTAGTTTTGGTGATAAAAAGGTCCTGCCTTTGAAGATCATTCAGGGTATGCAGTGGTATTTGGGATTTCCTGATGATTTCTTGACAGACCCTGAAAATAATCTTCCCAAATCTTTTGAAATTGTGGAAATGGGGGATGGTCTTAAAGGACTGGCTCTCAACAATGAAGGGAATGAAAAGGTGTTGTCTGTGATGCAGAGGAATGCAATGAAAAGAGGAGTGTATGATGGTGGGGTGAATGAAACCATTGCATTTCCCACATTTCCATCCAAGGGATTGAGGTTGAGGAGAAAGATTATAGATTGGTATGATGAGTTTCAGAAGCTTCCTTATGTTTCACCTTATGAAAACTGTTCAGCTATAAGGCCTGATAGCGAAACGGCAGAGAAACGGGTGGTGGGCTTGCTTCATGAGTTGCTTAGCTTGTTTGTGGAGCATGCTGCTGAAAGGAAAAAGCTTTTGTGTCTCAGGAAGTACTTGGGGTTGCCACAAAAAGTGCACAAGGCATTTGAGAGGCACCCTCACAGTTTCTATCTATCTTTGAAGAACAAGACCTGCACTGCAATATTAAAGGAGGCTTATTGTGACAAAGGTGCAATTGAAGTGCATCCTCTAGCAAAGGTGAGGAAAAAGTACATCAATTTGGTGAAGGAATCGgcttttattttgaaaagtagAAGGTTTAACAATAGGCCACGCGATCAGGGAAATATGAATGTAAAGGACTTAGATTGTACAGAGGATGTGAATGAGAAGACTGGAATTGAAGCTGCTTAA
- the LOC116030170 gene encoding probable small nuclear ribonucleoprotein G has protein sequence MSRSGQPPDLKKYMDKKLQIKLNANRMVVGTLRGFDQFMNLVVDNTVEVNGNERTDIGMVVLRGNSVVTIEALEPVAKT, from the exons ATGAGCCGATCGGGTCAACCGCCGGATCTCAAGAA GTACATGGACAAGAAGCTGCAAA TCAAGTTAAATGCTAACAGAATGGTGGTTGGAACACTTCGGGGTTTTGATCAGTTCATGAATCTGGTTGTGGACAACACCGTTGAAGTAAATGGCAATGAAAGAACTGACATTGGCATGGTG GTCCTTAGGGGGAACAGTGTGGTTACCATTGAAGCACTTGAACCTGTTGCCAAAACATAG
- the LOC116030137 gene encoding rho GTPase-activating protein 1-like codes for MEISWPSNVRHVAHVTFDRFNGFLGLPVEFEPEVPRRPPSASTRVFGVSTDCMQLSFDSRGNSVPTILLMMQARLYAQGGLQAEGIFRINAENGQEEYVREQLNSGVVPDNIDVHCLAGLIKAWFRELPKGVLDSLSPEDVIRAQSEEECVRLVRSLPPTEAALLDWVINLMADVVQMEHLNKMNARNIAMVFAPNMTQMADPLTALMYAVQVMNFIRTLIERILRDREESSPAPEFVPFNENRQHRTPQPLPNDKELDQTIEAYGFLTLKNVVQQGEGKACDDHLCRISSPCEETKDGAEGRNVITVSRRVQSKLRRSKSAHSRSCKPTKASKMVNESVISSSYIQKSNKE; via the exons ATGGAGATTAGCTGGCCTAGCAATGTCAGACATGTTGCACATGTCACCTTTGATCGCTTCAATGGCTTCCTCGGCCTCCCTGTCGAGTTTGAGCCTGAAGTCCCCCGGAGGCCCCCCAGCGCCAG TACACGAGTGTTTGGTGTTTCAACGGATTGTATGCAGCTCTCGTTTGATTCGAGAGGGAACAGCGTGCCTACTATACTCTTGATGATGCAGGCTCGGTTGTACGCACAAGGAGGGTTGCAGGCCGAAGGGATCTTCAGAATCAATGCTGAAAATGGGCAGGAAGAATATGTTAGGGAACAGTTGAATAGTGGCGTTGTGCCAGACAATATAGATGTCCACTGCTTAGCCGGGCTTATCAAG GCATGGTTTAGAGAACTGCCAAAGGGAGTGCTGGACTCTCTATCGCCAGAAGACGTTATTCGTGCACAATCAGAAGAAGAATGCGTTCGGCTTGTGAGGAGCCTTCCACCAACAGAAGCAGCTTTGTTAGATTGGGTGATAAATCTGATGGCTGATGTTGTGCAGATGGAACATCTGAACAAGATGAATGCGAGGAATATCGCGATGGTTTTTGCACCAAACATGACTCAG ATGGCTGATCCCTTGACTGCACTGATGTATGCTGTCCAAGTAATGAATTTTATCAGGACTCTAATTGAGAGGATCTTGAGAGACCGAGAAGAATCCAGCCCAGCACCAGAGTTTGTGCCatttaatgaaaacagacaacATAGAACACCTCAACCACTTCCAAATGACAAGGAGCTCGATCAAACAATCGAAGCTTATGGTTTTCTGACCCTTAAGAATGTCGTTCAACAGGGAGAGGGAAAAGCTTGCGACGATCACCTCTGTAGAATCTCAAGTCCTTGTGAAGAAACCAAGGATGGAGCTGAAGGCAGAAATGTCATCACAGTAAGCAGGAGAGTCCAATCAAAACTGCGGAGAAGTAAAAGTGCACATTCAAGAAGCTGCAAGCCGACAAAGGCCTCGAAAATGGTGAATGAGAGTGTGATCAGTAGTTCATATATTCAGAAATCCAATAAAGAGTGA